Proteins found in one Diorhabda carinulata isolate Delta chromosome 11, icDioCari1.1, whole genome shotgun sequence genomic segment:
- the LOC130899556 gene encoding chromosome transmission fidelity protein 18 homolog isoform X2 gives MSDYPDADEEFELMYGDELELLRDQDEEIYEPATKKSNPNSELTNKSGQKSQNSVNNSLSLFSTQNESQNVEDFSLEPSQYCASSSTTSAQLENHIQDSSKKRTADDLFGDIGDIDFGDEIDIQPNKKIKSDKDEELLQLMEHIILLRKLNKEKKNSLSINKTSSIDYDRDKHNISHRVPKYPFVGITCHDGEKIYVRFHSEEYEKEEIKKIAADSLEKDILGESSKKIWEEAQILLSKHLTAQYEETDVELVEECNSNKELWTDLYRPRKYVELLSDESTNRIMLKWLKLWDKAVFNRRPKNRQLQHSTDQNKSKFTRNYELDTNLDEYGRPQYKVALLCGPPGLGKTTLAHVAAKHAGYNVVEVNASDDRSTEAFKIHLENSTQMKSVVDQKCRPNCLVFDEIDGAPQSSIDFLIKYITGTNKSKKGKNFVLKRPIICICNDVYVPALKPLRQIAFVIHFPPTCSTRLAERLMSICRREQIKTDLGTMMALAEKSNNDIRSCLSVLHFFKSQNKLVTLSDVYKFNIGQKDMQKGLFTVWQEIFNMVRPKINPLVHQTDTVHKQTMRDRMSKILQTVSSFGDYERVAQGVYENMMVLQLKDSSLQGISQALDWFVFSDILNKQIYSLQNYTLGSYLPYAFVVWHFLFATWKSQKLNYPNMGYEMRQKETRRRAIVTEVLRGMLPSVRAYCHRLSVLLDILPLLTIIIVPNFRPVNLHLYTKEEKDNMLRVVKIMIDYNLNYIQERLPDGNYVFNLEPNIDEVVFLEKDLSSKKKVVTYSNKQLIAREIELEKMRRFEQPKTNLVKKVNESRKDDVVDQVPNHLQSLKAKSMKIAKEVVAKDFFGRIIVKSTNTKGKTGPELNNDIWYQYKEGYNNAVRKRIKMSDIL, from the exons ATGAGTGATTATCCAGATGCTGATGAGGAATTCGAGTTAATGTATGGAGACGAACTTGAACTTTTAAGAGATCAAGATGAAG aaatttacgAACCAGctacaaaaaaatctaatccTAATAGCGAATTAACTAATAAAAGTGgacaaaaatcacaaaatagcGTTAATAATTCATTATCGTTGTTTTCTACACAAAATGAATCTCAAAACGTTGAAGATTTTAGTTTAGAACCTTCTCAATATTGTGCATCTTCGTCTACGACTTCTGCTCAGTTAGAAAATCACATACAAGATTCGTCTAAAAAACGTACAGCCGATGATTTATTTGGAGACATTg gtGATATTGATTTTGGGGACGAAATAGATATTCaaccgaataaaaaaataaagtcgGACAAAGATGAAGAACTGCTTCAGTTAATGGAACACATTATTTTGTTAAGGAAActgaataaagagaaaaaaaattcactttctataaataaaacGTCTTCAATTGATTATGATAGAGACAAGCATAATATCAGCCATAGGGTACCGAAATATCCATTTGTAGGTATTACATGCCATGATGGGGAAAAAATATACGTTAGATTCCATTCGGAAGAatacgaaaaagaagaaataaaaaaaattgctgcCGATTCTTTGGAAAAGGATATTTTAGGAGAGAgttcgaaaaaaatttgggaaGAAGCTCAAATTTTG cTATCTAAGCACTTAACTGCGCAATATGAAGAAACTGATGTTGAATTGGTAGAAGAATGTAATTCAAATAAAGAATTATGGACAGATTTATACCGTCCGAGGAAATACGTCGAACTTTTAAGTGACGAAAGTACAAATAGGATCATGTTGAAATGGTTGAAACTTTGGGATAAAGCTGTTTTTAATAGAAGACCTAAAAATAGGCAGTTACAACATAGTACTGatcaaaataaatcgaaatttacCAGAAATTATGAACTTGATACTAATTTGGATGAATACGGAAGACCCCAATATAAAGTGGCGTTATTGTGTGGACCACCTGGATTAG GTAAAACAACGTTAGCTCATGTGGCGGCTAAACACGCAGGCTATAATGTCGTGGAAGTTAACGCTTCAGACGATAGAAGCACCGAAGCTTTCAAAATCCATTTAGAAAATTCGACGCAGATGAAATCGGTGGTAGATCAAAAGTGTAGACCGAATTGTCTCGTATTCGACGAAATAGACGGAGCGCCGCAATCCTCTATAGACTTTTTGATCAAATACATAACCGGTActaacaaatcaaaaaaagggaaaaatttCGTTTTGAAAAGACcgattatttgtatttgtaacgACGTATACGTTCCAGCATTGAAACCTCTACGACAAATTGCTTTCGTTATACATTTTCCGCCTACTTGTAGTACACGTTTAGCGGAAAGATTGATGTCTATATGTCGTAGAGAACAGATAAAAACCGATTTGGGTACCATGATGGCTTTGGCGGAAAAAAGCAACAACGATATCAGATCCTGTTTATCGGTtttgcattttttcaaatcgCAAAATAAATTAGTGACTTTATCCGATGTTTACAAGTTCAATATAGGACAAAAGGACATGCAGAAAG GTTTGTTCACTGTATGGCaggaaatatttaatatggtACGTCCCAAAATTAATCCTTTGGTACATCAAACCGATACGGTCCACAAGCAAACTATGCGAGATAGAATGTCGAAAATTTTGCAAACGGTTTCTTCTTTCGGAGATTACGAGAGGGTGGCGCAGGGTGTTTACGAAAATATGATGGTTTTACAATTGAAAGATTCTTCTTTGCAAGGGATCAGTCAAGCTTTGGATTGGTTCGTTTTTAGTGACATTTTGAATAAGCAGATTTATTCTTTACAAAATTATACATTGGGATCGTATTTACCTTACGCTTTCGTCGTTTGGCATTTCTTATTCGCCACGTGGAAATCACAGAAGTTGAATTATCCCAACATGGGTTACGAG ATGAGACAGAAAGAGACCCGAAGAAGAGCGATAGTTACCGAAGTTCTTCGTGGTATGCTACCTTCAGTAAGAGCTTACTGTCATCGTTTATCGGTGCTACTTGATATCTTGCCTTTACTTACTATCATAATCGTACCTAACTTCAGACCAGTAAATCTACATCTCTAtactaaagaagaaaaagataataTGTTGAGAGTGGTAAAAATTATGAtagattataatttgaattatatacaAGAGAGATTACCTGATGGAAACTACGTTTTTAATTTAG agCCTAACATAGACGAAgtggtttttttggaaaaagatttGTCGTCTAAGAAAAAAGTTGTGACTTATTCTAATAAGCAATTAATTGCTAGAGAGATAGAGTTAGAGAAAATGAGAAGGTTCGAACAACCGAAAACgaatttggtaaaaaaagtgAATGAATCTCGAAAAGATGACGTCGTCGATCAGGTACCTAATCATTTACAATCTTTAAAAGCGAAATCTATGAAGATTGCAAAGGAG
- the LOC130899556 gene encoding chromosome transmission fidelity protein 18 homolog isoform X1 encodes MSDYPDADEEFELMYGDELELLRDQDEGEIYEPATKKSNPNSELTNKSGQKSQNSVNNSLSLFSTQNESQNVEDFSLEPSQYCASSSTTSAQLENHIQDSSKKRTADDLFGDIGDIDFGDEIDIQPNKKIKSDKDEELLQLMEHIILLRKLNKEKKNSLSINKTSSIDYDRDKHNISHRVPKYPFVGITCHDGEKIYVRFHSEEYEKEEIKKIAADSLEKDILGESSKKIWEEAQILLSKHLTAQYEETDVELVEECNSNKELWTDLYRPRKYVELLSDESTNRIMLKWLKLWDKAVFNRRPKNRQLQHSTDQNKSKFTRNYELDTNLDEYGRPQYKVALLCGPPGLGKTTLAHVAAKHAGYNVVEVNASDDRSTEAFKIHLENSTQMKSVVDQKCRPNCLVFDEIDGAPQSSIDFLIKYITGTNKSKKGKNFVLKRPIICICNDVYVPALKPLRQIAFVIHFPPTCSTRLAERLMSICRREQIKTDLGTMMALAEKSNNDIRSCLSVLHFFKSQNKLVTLSDVYKFNIGQKDMQKGLFTVWQEIFNMVRPKINPLVHQTDTVHKQTMRDRMSKILQTVSSFGDYERVAQGVYENMMVLQLKDSSLQGISQALDWFVFSDILNKQIYSLQNYTLGSYLPYAFVVWHFLFATWKSQKLNYPNMGYEMRQKETRRRAIVTEVLRGMLPSVRAYCHRLSVLLDILPLLTIIIVPNFRPVNLHLYTKEEKDNMLRVVKIMIDYNLNYIQERLPDGNYVFNLEPNIDEVVFLEKDLSSKKKVVTYSNKQLIAREIELEKMRRFEQPKTNLVKKVNESRKDDVVDQVPNHLQSLKAKSMKIAKEVVAKDFFGRIIVKSTNTKGKTGPELNNDIWYQYKEGYNNAVRKRIKMSDIL; translated from the exons ATGAGTGATTATCCAGATGCTGATGAGGAATTCGAGTTAATGTATGGAGACGAACTTGAACTTTTAAGAGATCAAGATGAAGGTG aaatttacgAACCAGctacaaaaaaatctaatccTAATAGCGAATTAACTAATAAAAGTGgacaaaaatcacaaaatagcGTTAATAATTCATTATCGTTGTTTTCTACACAAAATGAATCTCAAAACGTTGAAGATTTTAGTTTAGAACCTTCTCAATATTGTGCATCTTCGTCTACGACTTCTGCTCAGTTAGAAAATCACATACAAGATTCGTCTAAAAAACGTACAGCCGATGATTTATTTGGAGACATTg gtGATATTGATTTTGGGGACGAAATAGATATTCaaccgaataaaaaaataaagtcgGACAAAGATGAAGAACTGCTTCAGTTAATGGAACACATTATTTTGTTAAGGAAActgaataaagagaaaaaaaattcactttctataaataaaacGTCTTCAATTGATTATGATAGAGACAAGCATAATATCAGCCATAGGGTACCGAAATATCCATTTGTAGGTATTACATGCCATGATGGGGAAAAAATATACGTTAGATTCCATTCGGAAGAatacgaaaaagaagaaataaaaaaaattgctgcCGATTCTTTGGAAAAGGATATTTTAGGAGAGAgttcgaaaaaaatttgggaaGAAGCTCAAATTTTG cTATCTAAGCACTTAACTGCGCAATATGAAGAAACTGATGTTGAATTGGTAGAAGAATGTAATTCAAATAAAGAATTATGGACAGATTTATACCGTCCGAGGAAATACGTCGAACTTTTAAGTGACGAAAGTACAAATAGGATCATGTTGAAATGGTTGAAACTTTGGGATAAAGCTGTTTTTAATAGAAGACCTAAAAATAGGCAGTTACAACATAGTACTGatcaaaataaatcgaaatttacCAGAAATTATGAACTTGATACTAATTTGGATGAATACGGAAGACCCCAATATAAAGTGGCGTTATTGTGTGGACCACCTGGATTAG GTAAAACAACGTTAGCTCATGTGGCGGCTAAACACGCAGGCTATAATGTCGTGGAAGTTAACGCTTCAGACGATAGAAGCACCGAAGCTTTCAAAATCCATTTAGAAAATTCGACGCAGATGAAATCGGTGGTAGATCAAAAGTGTAGACCGAATTGTCTCGTATTCGACGAAATAGACGGAGCGCCGCAATCCTCTATAGACTTTTTGATCAAATACATAACCGGTActaacaaatcaaaaaaagggaaaaatttCGTTTTGAAAAGACcgattatttgtatttgtaacgACGTATACGTTCCAGCATTGAAACCTCTACGACAAATTGCTTTCGTTATACATTTTCCGCCTACTTGTAGTACACGTTTAGCGGAAAGATTGATGTCTATATGTCGTAGAGAACAGATAAAAACCGATTTGGGTACCATGATGGCTTTGGCGGAAAAAAGCAACAACGATATCAGATCCTGTTTATCGGTtttgcattttttcaaatcgCAAAATAAATTAGTGACTTTATCCGATGTTTACAAGTTCAATATAGGACAAAAGGACATGCAGAAAG GTTTGTTCACTGTATGGCaggaaatatttaatatggtACGTCCCAAAATTAATCCTTTGGTACATCAAACCGATACGGTCCACAAGCAAACTATGCGAGATAGAATGTCGAAAATTTTGCAAACGGTTTCTTCTTTCGGAGATTACGAGAGGGTGGCGCAGGGTGTTTACGAAAATATGATGGTTTTACAATTGAAAGATTCTTCTTTGCAAGGGATCAGTCAAGCTTTGGATTGGTTCGTTTTTAGTGACATTTTGAATAAGCAGATTTATTCTTTACAAAATTATACATTGGGATCGTATTTACCTTACGCTTTCGTCGTTTGGCATTTCTTATTCGCCACGTGGAAATCACAGAAGTTGAATTATCCCAACATGGGTTACGAG ATGAGACAGAAAGAGACCCGAAGAAGAGCGATAGTTACCGAAGTTCTTCGTGGTATGCTACCTTCAGTAAGAGCTTACTGTCATCGTTTATCGGTGCTACTTGATATCTTGCCTTTACTTACTATCATAATCGTACCTAACTTCAGACCAGTAAATCTACATCTCTAtactaaagaagaaaaagataataTGTTGAGAGTGGTAAAAATTATGAtagattataatttgaattatatacaAGAGAGATTACCTGATGGAAACTACGTTTTTAATTTAG agCCTAACATAGACGAAgtggtttttttggaaaaagatttGTCGTCTAAGAAAAAAGTTGTGACTTATTCTAATAAGCAATTAATTGCTAGAGAGATAGAGTTAGAGAAAATGAGAAGGTTCGAACAACCGAAAACgaatttggtaaaaaaagtgAATGAATCTCGAAAAGATGACGTCGTCGATCAGGTACCTAATCATTTACAATCTTTAAAAGCGAAATCTATGAAGATTGCAAAGGAG